From Desulfosalsimonas propionicica, the proteins below share one genomic window:
- a CDS encoding SLC13 family permease encodes MSHEIDTGGQGGILANKTLWLIVGIAFFVVVGFILPTPESLVETIDKHGIASKMIDWGIAENLDQAADKAMTVLGIIPMAIIFFATEAIPIGLTGILMPLLAYFLGLLPRGMIGKTFAGDAPLFLLGVLAMGVAVVDVGLHKRLATWILGWTKGFYTPIFVLCISMAIIGSFISAHAMCAFMTPVMMAVYFGVVSEKSTGGRIEHDPNLAKFLLFALCFALNVGGVGSPAAGGRNVIMMGFWQGYDVPMDFFTWMTYGFPMVPVLGLIVAVYMIVLFSGKIKHKDLTPGLVAMKEETRKMGKMKYAEYVTFAMLIVILGLWIFADLGLGGPALLALIIPVIFRTTAWNKILGGISWDAWFMYCGALTLGALLKETGAALWLAQSVMGILSYAGMSQGFGLWVGLSAFSGLMTNFMSDAGTTALLGPIVIPMGIMSEVAGEPWASGMAVAFATSFAHFLIVGTPNNAIVYGLGTYPDTGERAIAPIDFVKYGFALWVICLVVVWVLAFGVMFKVVGFPPDVLETATQVFESGAADLSKAAEGAAH; translated from the coding sequence ATGAGCCATGAAATAGACACCGGCGGCCAGGGCGGGATTCTGGCCAACAAGACCCTTTGGCTGATTGTCGGTATTGCATTTTTTGTTGTGGTCGGCTTTATTTTACCCACCCCGGAAAGCCTGGTGGAAACCATTGACAAACACGGCATTGCAAGCAAAATGATTGACTGGGGCATTGCCGAAAACCTGGACCAGGCCGCAGACAAGGCCATGACCGTGCTGGGCATCATTCCCATGGCCATTATCTTTTTTGCCACAGAAGCCATTCCCATCGGCCTGACCGGCATTCTCATGCCGCTTCTGGCTTATTTTCTCGGACTTCTTCCCCGGGGCATGATCGGAAAAACCTTTGCCGGTGATGCCCCGCTTTTTTTGCTTGGCGTTTTGGCCATGGGGGTGGCCGTCGTGGATGTGGGCCTGCACAAGCGTTTGGCCACATGGATTCTGGGATGGACCAAGGGATTTTACACCCCCATTTTTGTTTTGTGCATTAGCATGGCCATTATCGGCTCTTTTATCTCCGCCCATGCCATGTGTGCATTCATGACCCCGGTGATGATGGCGGTTTATTTCGGGGTGGTATCTGAAAAAAGCACCGGCGGCAGAATCGAGCACGACCCCAACCTGGCCAAATTTCTGCTTTTTGCCTTATGTTTTGCCTTAAACGTGGGCGGCGTGGGCTCGCCGGCTGCCGGCGGGCGAAACGTGATCATGATGGGTTTCTGGCAGGGTTATGATGTGCCCATGGACTTTTTTACTTGGATGACCTACGGATTTCCCATGGTGCCGGTTCTCGGCCTGATCGTGGCCGTATACATGATTGTTTTGTTTTCCGGCAAAATCAAGCACAAGGACCTGACCCCAGGCCTTGTGGCCATGAAGGAAGAAACCCGGAAAATGGGCAAAATGAAATACGCGGAATATGTCACCTTTGCCATGCTCATTGTTATCCTGGGGCTCTGGATTTTCGCTGATCTCGGCCTGGGCGGCCCTGCGCTGCTGGCCCTGATCATCCCGGTGATATTCCGTACCACAGCCTGGAACAAAATTCTGGGCGGCATTTCCTGGGATGCCTGGTTTATGTACTGCGGCGCCCTGACCCTGGGCGCCCTGCTCAAGGAAACCGGTGCCGCCCTTTGGCTGGCCCAAAGCGTTATGGGCATTTTGAGCTATGCGGGCATGAGCCAGGGATTCGGCCTGTGGGTGGGATTGTCCGCATTTTCCGGCCTTATGACCAACTTCATGTCCGATGCCGGGACCACAGCCCTTCTCGGCCCCATTGTTATCCCCATGGGCATTATGTCCGAAGTTGCCGGCGAACCCTGGGCATCCGGCATGGCCGTGGCGTTTGCCACCTCGTTTGCCCATTTTCTCATTGTGGGCACGCCCAACAACGCCATTGTCTACGGGCTTGGCACTTATCCGGACACCGGCGAGCGCGCCATTGCTCCCATCGATTTTGTGAAATACGGCTTTGCCCTCTGGGTCATCTGTCTGGTGGTGGTCTGGGTGCTGGCCTTTGGGGTAATGTTCAAGGTCGTTGGCTTTCCCCCCGATGTCCTGGAGACGGCCACGCAAGTATTTGAAAGCGGCGCCGCGGACCTATCCAAGGCTGCCGAGGGCGCGGCCCATTAA
- a CDS encoding PP2C family protein-serine/threonine phosphatase, with amino-acid sequence MQCQIFSAMMIGPRHRQEDCIVDGQCLFQADLLSRRHSFSTDTLLLAVCDGMGGHQGGAEASQFTCRQIESHNWTNDISRQAVHDALNTIQARAEKDLPLHCGTTIAGLLCDGMTAIVFNAGDSRVYRFHSDFIEYVSHDHSLVQDLVDQKMVNAEKAATHPYKHLIEFGIGPVFAQVWPQRNIYTDVHPVNGSATYLICSDGLTDIFPDSQIHEILGPEPVKNGARLANAARRKGLTDNTSFIIARLEE; translated from the coding sequence ATGCAATGCCAGATATTTTCAGCCATGATGATCGGACCCCGCCACCGGCAGGAAGACTGCATAGTCGACGGACAGTGTTTGTTTCAGGCCGATCTTTTGAGCCGCAGACACAGCTTCTCCACAGACACATTGCTCCTCGCCGTCTGCGACGGCATGGGGGGGCACCAGGGCGGGGCGGAAGCCAGCCAGTTTACCTGCAGACAGATTGAAAGCCACAACTGGACCAACGACATCTCCCGGCAGGCAGTACACGATGCCTTAAACACCATTCAGGCCCGGGCTGAAAAAGATCTGCCGCTGCACTGCGGCACCACTATTGCCGGGCTGCTTTGCGACGGAATGACGGCCATTGTCTTTAATGCCGGAGACAGCCGGGTTTACCGCTTCCATTCGGATTTTATCGAATACGTCTCTCATGACCATTCCCTGGTCCAGGACCTGGTGGACCAGAAAATGGTCAATGCGGAAAAAGCCGCCACCCATCCTTACAAACATTTAATCGAATTCGGGATCGGACCGGTATTTGCCCAGGTGTGGCCCCAGCGCAACATTTATACCGACGTGCATCCCGTCAACGGTTCAGCCACCTACCTGATCTGCTCTGACGGACTCACGGATATTTTTCCGGATTCGCAAATCCATGAGATACTTGGCCCGGAACCGGTAAAAAACGGGGCCAGGCTTGCAAACGCTGCCAGAAGGAAAGGACTGACCGACAATACCAGTTTCATTATTGCCCGGCTCGAGGAATAA
- a CDS encoding SUMF1/EgtB/PvdO family nonheme iron enzyme encodes MKDIIKKCLPTYEVVRKIGSGVYGVVYHVKDNLKERAVKVVPIMVERSLSHLTPGDLDSKISHDFYAIQEYYDKIKGEGVIEIYDFHLVDKQVSKQEARAHLVILMEFCPYNLLDRVLDHFPLPPEEAENLMLELAEILNRLSDRTSESFIVKDLKPSNLLINQHNRLIIGDLGGLERISSTSVSSSAQFTPNWSAPELLAHSSQAGISSLVFSYGFVSYFIWAGALPYEQETFSERLRRIKEHDLEFTRSDLPFGIQILISQCLNFRPQDRPRDFEAILAHLRGSASFVETGTGGASRIAEPQLPGPAMTDIAEQLSSIAPAPGPRYRKKTGSEQQAAKDKPQVLPAASGPHQPGDNWVEPTIGMVFTWVPTGVFQMGCGTWDGKGNRDEMPVHEVFIDGFWLAKYTVTQEQWKKVASSTLWQKMRGKNPAWFKRSGLYPVEQVSWHDARDFIQKLTAMNKGRYHFRLPTEAEWEYACRSGGGQEKYPGNKPLDKIAWYSANSGMSTHPVGGLEPNGLDLHDMAGNVYEWCEDTYHEEAYGRHGYKNPIYSGEGSRRVIRGGSWCNFPTELRCTYRASVNADFKGNYLGFRVVMTPVSQKRKS; translated from the coding sequence TTGAAGGACATCATTAAAAAATGCCTTCCCACCTACGAGGTTGTCCGGAAAATCGGATCCGGTGTTTACGGGGTGGTTTACCATGTAAAGGACAATCTCAAGGAACGGGCGGTCAAGGTGGTGCCCATCATGGTGGAGCGCTCCCTGTCCCACCTCACCCCGGGGGACCTGGACTCCAAGATTTCCCATGATTTTTATGCCATCCAGGAATATTACGACAAGATCAAGGGCGAGGGTGTCATTGAGATCTATGATTTTCACCTGGTGGACAAACAGGTGTCCAAACAGGAGGCCAGGGCTCACCTGGTAATCTTGATGGAATTCTGCCCATATAACCTGCTTGACCGTGTGCTGGACCATTTTCCCCTGCCCCCGGAAGAAGCGGAAAACCTCATGCTGGAGCTGGCTGAAATCTTAAACCGGCTTTCCGACAGGACCAGTGAATCATTTATCGTCAAGGATCTCAAGCCCTCAAACCTGCTGATCAACCAGCACAACCGGTTAATTATCGGAGATCTCGGAGGGCTGGAACGCATCAGCAGCACCTCGGTTTCCTCCAGCGCCCAGTTCACCCCCAACTGGTCCGCCCCGGAGCTACTGGCCCACAGCAGCCAGGCGGGCATCTCCAGCCTGGTATTTTCCTACGGGTTTGTCAGCTACTTCATCTGGGCCGGTGCGCTTCCGTATGAACAGGAAACCTTCAGTGAAAGACTGCGGCGGATCAAGGAACATGACCTGGAATTTACCCGCTCGGATCTGCCGTTTGGTATCCAGATTTTAATCAGCCAGTGTCTGAATTTTCGTCCCCAGGACCGTCCCCGGGATTTTGAAGCCATCCTCGCTCACCTGCGGGGCAGTGCTTCTTTTGTGGAAACCGGCACAGGCGGCGCCAGCAGAATTGCAGAGCCTCAACTCCCCGGGCCCGCCATGACAGATATTGCAGAGCAACTTTCTTCTATCGCCCCGGCGCCCGGGCCTCGATACCGGAAAAAAACCGGGTCAGAGCAACAGGCGGCCAAAGACAAGCCCCAGGTCCTGCCGGCTGCGTCCGGCCCGCACCAGCCAGGGGACAACTGGGTGGAGCCCACCATCGGCATGGTTTTTACCTGGGTTCCCACAGGAGTCTTTCAAATGGGCTGCGGAACCTGGGACGGCAAGGGCAACCGTGATGAAATGCCTGTGCACGAGGTTTTTATCGACGGATTCTGGCTGGCGAAATACACCGTAACCCAGGAACAATGGAAAAAAGTCGCATCCAGCACCCTCTGGCAAAAGATGCGGGGCAAAAATCCGGCATGGTTTAAACGCAGCGGCCTTTACCCCGTGGAACAGGTTTCCTGGCATGATGCCCGGGATTTTATCCAAAAATTAACCGCCATGAACAAGGGACGGTATCATTTCCGTCTACCCACGGAGGCGGAATGGGAATACGCCTGCAGAAGCGGCGGCGGCCAGGAAAAATACCCGGGAAACAAACCCCTGGACAAGATCGCCTGGTATTCGGCCAACAGCGGCATGAGCACGCATCCGGTTGGCGGGCTGGAGCCCAATGGCCTGGACTTGCATGACATGGCCGGAAACGTCTATGAGTGGTGTGAGGATACCTACCATGAAGAGGCCTACGGGCGTCACGGCTACAAAAACCCCATTTATTCCGGGGAAGGTTCCCGAAGAGTGATCCGGGGCGGCAGTTGGTGCAATTTCCCGACCGAACTTCGCTGTACCTACAGGGCCAGCGTGAATGCGGATTTCAAGGGCAACTACCTGGGATTCCGCGTTGTCATGACCCCTGTGAGCCAAAAAAGAAAATCCTGA
- a CDS encoding MFS transporter, with product MEKFPRKVFATLFFAIFVSVTGVGIVVPLLPVYAHELGASGFSIALIFGGFSLSRTFFLPWFGRLSDAHGRKPFLVMGLFSYFVISVAFVLAHQIHSLIAIRLIQGVASAMIMPVAQAYVGDITPEGKEGITMGGFNMSIFAGLSIGPLMGGVIQDVFGLNMAFACMGGLAFFGFFLAAVLLPPAAAERIYSVGRAPVKWGLLVRDPMLVALFSFRMVYTTCIGIIWGFLPVYANDAFALSSSAVGVLVMLGVSVSGLIHIPMGMLADRCDKRFMVLAGGTAVIVAMLLMGTAGGFVGLFAANVVFGIGGGLSMPAVMALAVIRGQKIEAMGSVMSMITVAHSLGMLMGSIFAGLIMDWFELRFAFFLGVLIMAAGMAQFFAGTRHSGAATMPGREKTL from the coding sequence ATGGAAAAATTTCCCAGAAAAGTTTTTGCCACCCTTTTTTTTGCCATTTTTGTCTCGGTTACCGGGGTGGGCATCGTGGTGCCCCTTCTGCCGGTATATGCTCATGAGCTTGGTGCCAGCGGTTTTTCCATCGCCCTGATTTTCGGCGGTTTTTCCCTTTCGCGCACGTTTTTTCTTCCCTGGTTCGGCCGGCTCTCTGATGCGCACGGCAGAAAGCCCTTCCTGGTAATGGGGCTGTTTTCCTATTTTGTTATTTCCGTTGCATTTGTCCTGGCCCATCAAATCCACAGCCTGATTGCCATCCGGCTCATCCAGGGGGTGGCCTCGGCCATGATCATGCCCGTGGCCCAGGCGTATGTAGGGGATATCACCCCGGAGGGAAAAGAGGGCATCACCATGGGCGGATTTAACATGTCCATTTTTGCGGGCTTAAGCATTGGCCCCCTCATGGGCGGTGTGATCCAGGATGTTTTTGGTTTGAACATGGCCTTTGCCTGCATGGGAGGGCTGGCGTTTTTTGGCTTTTTCCTGGCCGCGGTTCTTCTTCCCCCGGCGGCTGCAGAGCGGATTTATTCCGTGGGCCGGGCACCGGTAAAGTGGGGCCTGCTTGTGCGCGATCCCATGCTGGTTGCCCTGTTTTCCTTCCGCATGGTGTATACCACCTGCATCGGCATTATCTGGGGGTTTTTGCCCGTGTATGCAAATGATGCCTTTGCACTATCAAGTTCGGCGGTGGGGGTTTTGGTGATGCTGGGGGTTTCAGTGAGCGGATTGATCCACATTCCCATGGGGATGCTGGCAGATCGATGCGACAAGCGCTTTATGGTGTTGGCCGGCGGAACTGCCGTGATTGTGGCAATGCTGTTGATGGGCACGGCCGGGGGGTTTGTCGGGTTGTTTGCGGCAAACGTGGTTTTTGGAATCGGCGGCGGCTTGTCCATGCCTGCAGTCATGGCTCTGGCCGTGATTCGGGGCCAGAAGATCGAGGCCATGGGGTCGGTGATGTCGATGATTACCGTCGCCCATAGTTTGGGTATGCTCATGGGATCGATTTTTGCCGGGCTGATCATGGACTGGTTTGAACTCAGGTTTGCATTTTTTCTGGGCGTTCTGATTATGGCCGCGGGCATGGCCCAGTTTTTTGCCGGCACCCGGCATTCAGGGGCGGCCACCATGCCCGGGCGGGAAAAAACATTATAA
- a CDS encoding Smr/MutS family protein: MDEFVEIPITGELDLHTFRPSEAGDLIDDYLEACLEKDITVVRIIHGKGTGKLRQRVHAALERHRLVARFELASPDAGGWGATRVWLKSPDAREP, encoded by the coding sequence ATGGATGAATTTGTTGAAATTCCCATCACCGGGGAACTGGACCTGCACACCTTCAGGCCTTCGGAAGCCGGCGACTTAATCGATGATTATCTGGAGGCGTGCCTGGAAAAAGACATTACCGTGGTGCGCATCATTCACGGAAAAGGCACGGGCAAACTCCGGCAGCGCGTGCATGCGGCCCTTGAGCGTCACCGCCTGGTGGCCCGTTTTGAACTGGCCTCCCCGGACGCCGGCGGCTGGGGGGCCACCCGGGTGTGGCTCAAATCCCCGGACGCCCGTGAACCCTGA
- the ispH gene encoding 4-hydroxy-3-methylbut-2-enyl diphosphate reductase, with protein sequence MKITIATTAGFCMGVRRAVELALDAANQDGGPIYTYGPLIHNPQVLAILGQKQISVLEKIPETGRGTVIIRAHGVPPEDKHALKNAGFKVIDATCPRVIRVQSIIARHAKQGFAVIIAGDREHPEVRGLLGYAGSRGHVVNSFEEIEALPAFENAIIVAQTTQNTAFFEKVKQWAGDNRPHYRVFETICDSTEKRQAEVQALARQVDAVVVVGGYNSGNTRRLADIAGRSGKKAFHVETAEELPVEELAECRNIGITAGASTPNWTMRQVVQHLDRRLTGKGGRCRRFVHMLMRCLMLSNLYLAAGAAGLAAAGAWLQGVPLRPHYLAIAALYTLSMHTLHHMLDRMADRYNDPDRARFYQENRYALTILAGAAGLGGLGVAWAMGPLFFWLLLCMSLLGVVYNLEIEGKGSGVEKISMFKRIPGSKTLLVTLAWGMAAALFPALDAHGYFTPASIAAFVWISALVFVRTAFFDISDMQGSRIVGRETIPILLGERRTLLLLKGVLAGLIVLPPLAAAAGVLSFLSSVFSLCPAAMLAFLVNHERTGHFPGVFQGFIMESHFVFAGLLAFICTALAG encoded by the coding sequence ATGAAGATTACAATCGCAACAACGGCCGGGTTCTGCATGGGCGTGCGCCGGGCAGTGGAACTGGCTCTGGATGCCGCCAACCAGGATGGCGGGCCCATTTACACCTATGGTCCCCTGATTCACAATCCCCAGGTTTTGGCCATTCTCGGGCAAAAGCAGATCTCCGTGCTGGAAAAGATCCCGGAAACCGGACGGGGCACGGTGATTATCCGGGCCCACGGGGTGCCGCCGGAAGATAAGCACGCTTTAAAAAATGCCGGTTTCAAGGTCATAGATGCCACCTGCCCCCGGGTTATCCGGGTTCAATCCATTATTGCCCGGCACGCAAAGCAGGGTTTTGCCGTGATTATCGCCGGAGACCGGGAGCATCCCGAGGTGCGGGGATTGCTTGGATATGCCGGCAGCCGGGGCCATGTGGTCAATTCCTTTGAAGAAATAGAGGCCCTGCCGGCCTTTGAAAATGCCATCATCGTTGCCCAGACAACCCAGAACACAGCATTTTTCGAAAAGGTTAAGCAATGGGCCGGAGACAACCGGCCCCATTACCGGGTCTTTGAAACCATTTGCGACTCCACGGAAAAACGTCAGGCAGAAGTTCAGGCCCTGGCCCGGCAGGTGGATGCCGTGGTGGTGGTGGGCGGTTACAACTCCGGCAATACCCGGCGGTTGGCTGATATCGCGGGCCGGTCCGGGAAAAAGGCCTTTCATGTGGAAACCGCAGAGGAGCTTCCGGTTGAAGAGCTCGCGGAATGCCGGAACATTGGCATTACCGCCGGGGCGTCAACGCCCAACTGGACCATGCGCCAGGTCGTGCAGCACTTGGATCGGCGGCTGACCGGAAAAGGCGGCCGATGCAGGCGATTTGTGCATATGCTGATGCGGTGTCTGATGCTTTCCAACCTGTATTTGGCCGCGGGGGCCGCGGGTCTGGCCGCAGCAGGCGCCTGGCTGCAGGGTGTGCCTTTAAGACCCCATTATTTGGCTATTGCGGCATTATACACCCTTTCCATGCATACCTTGCACCATATGCTCGACCGGATGGCAGACCGGTACAATGACCCGGACCGGGCACGGTTTTATCAGGAAAATCGGTATGCCCTCACAATCCTGGCCGGTGCCGCCGGTCTCGGGGGCCTGGGGGTGGCCTGGGCAATGGGGCCGTTGTTTTTCTGGCTGCTGCTGTGCATGAGCCTGCTCGGGGTGGTCTATAACCTGGAAATCGAGGGAAAAGGATCGGGTGTGGAGAAAATTTCCATGTTCAAGCGTATTCCCGGCTCCAAGACCCTGCTGGTGACCCTGGCCTGGGGGATGGCCGCCGCCCTGTTTCCGGCCCTGGATGCCCACGGCTACTTTACCCCGGCCAGTATTGCGGCCTTTGTCTGGATTTCCGCCCTGGTGTTTGTACGAACAGCGTTTTTTGACATCAGTGACATGCAGGGAAGCCGGATTGTGGGCCGGGAAACCATTCCCATCCTTTTGGGCGAGCGCCGGACCCTGTTGCTGCTCAAAGGTGTTCTGGCGGGGCTGATTGTGTTGCCGCCCCTGGCTGCAGCCGCAGGGGTTCTGTCCTTCTTATCGTCCGTGTTCAGTCTTTGCCCGGCAGCCATGCTCGCATTTTTGGTGAACCATGAACGCACCGGGCATTTCCCGGGCGTTTTCCAGGGGTTTATAATGGAAAGCCATTTTGTGTTTGCAGGCCTCCTGGCCTTTATCTGCACAGCCCTGGCCGGATAA
- a CDS encoding CooT family nickel-binding protein, whose translation MCEANAYLIKDQEPELIMEAVDTIEPEDGGFKLVNIFGEQKFVRAAIHSLSLVDHKVFFKKDES comes from the coding sequence ATGTGCGAAGCCAATGCATATCTGATAAAAGATCAGGAACCGGAACTGATCATGGAGGCCGTGGATACCATCGAACCTGAAGACGGAGGGTTTAAGCTGGTCAATATTTTCGGGGAGCAGAAATTCGTCCGGGCGGCCATCCATTCCCTTTCCCTGGTGGATCACAAGGTGTTTTTCAAAAAGGATGAATCCTGA
- a CDS encoding DUF3842 family protein: MKTICVIDGQGGGIGAAIIKRLRTLFEEDLEIVALGTNAIATAQMLKARANRGASGENAIVQTVARMDVLIGPLGIVMANAMMGEVTPEIAGAVASSPARKMLVPLSQENVAVVGASSMPLPHLLDVLIAEHLQPWLDEFN, encoded by the coding sequence ATGAAAACCATTTGTGTCATAGACGGCCAGGGAGGCGGCATTGGGGCGGCCATCATCAAGCGGCTGCGGACGTTGTTTGAAGAGGACCTCGAGATTGTGGCCCTTGGTACCAACGCCATTGCCACCGCCCAGATGCTCAAGGCCCGGGCCAATCGTGGCGCATCCGGAGAAAATGCCATTGTGCAGACAGTGGCCCGCATGGATGTGCTTATCGGGCCCCTGGGCATTGTCATGGCCAATGCCATGATGGGCGAGGTAACACCGGAAATCGCCGGGGCCGTTGCATCCAGCCCTGCACGAAAGATGCTGGTGCCCCTTTCCCAGGAAAACGTGGCGGTGGTGGGCGCATCCAGCATGCCCCTGCCCCATTTGCTGGATGTGCTTATTGCCGAGCATCTGCAGCCCTGGTTGGACGAATTTAACTGA
- a CDS encoding NYN domain-containing protein produces MALHLIIDGYNLIRRSDRLRRAEDKSLELGRRALIDELAAYKRIKGYKITVVFDGGQNNEPFEARSAEKGIRIRFSRHGQTADSVIENMARRDAQKAMVVTADRELAAKVAAKDAVPVDPGEFEEKMEMAKLMEVKGTGEEDGDRQGWVPTTRKKGPARRLPKSRRRQLRKVKKL; encoded by the coding sequence ATGGCCCTGCATCTGATCATAGACGGTTATAACCTGATCCGCAGGTCTGACCGATTGCGCCGCGCTGAAGATAAAAGCCTCGAACTCGGGCGCCGGGCCCTGATTGATGAACTGGCCGCTTATAAGCGGATCAAGGGGTACAAGATTACCGTGGTATTTGACGGCGGCCAAAACAATGAGCCTTTTGAGGCCAGGTCTGCTGAAAAAGGAATACGGATCCGGTTTTCACGGCACGGGCAGACGGCGGATTCGGTGATCGAAAATATGGCCCGCCGCGATGCGCAAAAGGCCATGGTGGTTACTGCGGATCGGGAACTGGCGGCCAAAGTGGCTGCAAAAGATGCAGTGCCCGTGGATCCGGGCGAATTTGAGGAAAAAATGGAAATGGCAAAGCTGATGGAAGTCAAGGGGACCGGCGAGGAAGACGGGGACCGGCAGGGCTGGGTGCCGACCACCCGGAAAAAAGGGCCGGCCAGGCGCCTGCCCAAAAGCCGCCGCCGGCAGCTTCGAAAGGTGAAAAAATTATAG
- a CDS encoding ParB/RepB/Spo0J family partition protein, translated as MKADDAGATDKKRKRGLGKGLDALFPDIEIGDQNQQPDYFPCDINRICPNPFQPRRQFPREEMAELAESVKIHGVLQPLLVREAKNGYELIAGERRLRAAKMAGLFTVPVLVRGIGDQQLLALSIIENIQRADLNAMDEAEAYQRLLDEFGLTQEQVAGQVGKSRSAVANFLRLNQLADTVKEHVRTGDLSMGHARALLGANNASLQQTACRTVVSRKLSVRETEKLVGRLNTQSSDQPQPAASSEEIHFAGLEEDLGRRFGTRVKIKRQGKKGRVEIEFYDDNDLDRLLALLKTD; from the coding sequence ATGAAAGCCGATGATGCCGGCGCAACCGATAAGAAACGCAAGCGCGGCCTTGGAAAAGGCCTGGATGCGCTGTTTCCGGATATTGAAATCGGGGACCAGAATCAACAGCCGGATTATTTTCCATGTGATATCAATCGGATCTGTCCCAATCCCTTTCAGCCCCGCAGACAGTTTCCCCGGGAAGAAATGGCTGAACTGGCCGAATCCGTCAAAATCCATGGCGTGCTTCAGCCTCTGCTAGTTCGGGAAGCCAAAAACGGCTATGAACTCATCGCCGGCGAACGCCGGCTTCGGGCAGCCAAGATGGCAGGCCTGTTTACCGTGCCGGTGCTGGTTCGGGGCATTGGTGATCAGCAGCTGCTGGCCCTGTCCATTATTGAAAACATCCAGCGGGCCGATCTCAATGCCATGGATGAAGCCGAAGCCTATCAACGGCTGCTTGATGAGTTTGGTTTAACCCAGGAACAGGTGGCCGGACAGGTGGGAAAAAGCCGCTCGGCAGTGGCCAATTTTCTGCGGTTGAACCAGTTGGCCGATACGGTCAAGGAGCATGTGCGCACAGGGGATCTGAGCATGGGTCATGCACGGGCCCTTCTGGGCGCGAACAATGCGTCTTTGCAGCAAACCGCCTGCCGGACGGTGGTTTCGCGCAAGCTTTCCGTCCGGGAAACCGAAAAACTGGTTGGCCGTTTAAATACCCAGAGCAGTGATCAACCGCAGCCTGCGGCGTCCAGCGAGGAAATTCATTTTGCCGGTCTTGAAGAGGACCTGGGGCGCAGGTTCGGCACCCGGGTAAAAATCAAGCGACAGGGCAAGAAAGGCCGGGTGGAGATCGAGTTCTATGATGACAATGATCTGGACCGCCTTCTGGCTTTGCTCAAAACCGACTAG
- a CDS encoding ParA family protein: MAHMICIANQKGGVGKTTTAINLAAALAHAGKTTLLVDCDPQANATTGLGIDKSGLEKTLYHGLIGHADAEDIIVESGVPRLWLMPSRVELIGFEVEMLGDASRERLLQQLLSPCSQAYDYILLDCPPSLSLLTVNAMTAAHGVLIPLQSEFYALEGLGQLLQTVKRIKQRMNPSLKIEGILLTLFDKRTNLSGQVAEDAEKYFKDMVYDTRIPRAVRLAEAPSYGKPILSYDPASPGAVSYSALAREMLRKHNAPGAPGLQKTAS; encoded by the coding sequence ATGGCACATATGATCTGCATTGCAAATCAAAAGGGAGGGGTGGGCAAAACCACCACTGCCATCAATCTGGCCGCCGCCCTGGCCCATGCCGGCAAAACCACTCTTCTTGTGGACTGTGATCCCCAGGCCAATGCCACCACTGGCCTGGGAATTGACAAAAGTGGACTGGAAAAGACCCTGTATCACGGTTTGATCGGCCATGCTGATGCCGAAGACATCATTGTTGAAAGCGGTGTGCCCCGGCTCTGGCTGATGCCCTCCCGGGTGGAGCTAATCGGTTTTGAGGTGGAAATGTTAGGCGATGCCTCACGGGAGCGTTTGCTTCAGCAGTTGCTTTCCCCGTGCAGTCAGGCATATGATTATATCCTGCTGGATTGTCCGCCTTCCCTGAGTCTGCTGACCGTTAACGCCATGACAGCCGCTCACGGGGTGCTGATTCCCCTGCAGAGCGAGTTTTACGCATTGGAGGGCCTTGGCCAGCTTTTGCAGACGGTCAAGCGGATCAAGCAGCGAATGAACCCGTCTTTGAAAATCGAGGGGATCCTGTTGACCCTTTTTGATAAGCGGACCAATCTTTCCGGGCAGGTGGCCGAGGATGCGGAAAAATATTTCAAAGACATGGTCTATGATACGCGGATTCCCAGGGCCGTGCGCCTGGCCGAGGCTCCCAGCTACGGCAAACCCATTCTTTCCTATGACCCGGCCTCGCCGGGGGCGGTGAGCTACAGTGCTCTGGCAAGGGAGATGCTCCGGAAGCACAATGCACCCGGAGCCCCGGGACTGCAAAAGACCGCCAGCTGA